Proteins co-encoded in one Cytobacillus sp. NJ13 genomic window:
- a CDS encoding signal peptidase I: MKKVLKILSKCISAAGLMLLCLLAIWVISSKASGGEPSLAGYQAKAVLSGSMEPAFMTGSIILVKELDSKENLKTEDIITFKSGDKLITHRIVEVKKAKTGILYQTKGDNNDAPDMEYVQPENITGKYAGFTIPYAGYAAEYAASKEGAALLLFIPGLLLLLSAGRTIFLALKEYETKNA; the protein is encoded by the coding sequence ATGAAGAAAGTCCTGAAAATACTGAGTAAATGTATCAGTGCAGCAGGATTGATGCTCCTCTGCCTGCTTGCTATTTGGGTGATATCCTCAAAAGCATCCGGAGGAGAACCGTCCCTTGCAGGGTATCAGGCAAAAGCTGTTTTATCGGGATCGATGGAACCGGCCTTCATGACAGGATCCATCATACTGGTGAAAGAGCTGGACAGTAAAGAAAATTTAAAAACGGAAGATATTATTACCTTTAAATCAGGAGACAAATTAATTACCCATAGAATTGTCGAAGTAAAGAAAGCGAAAACCGGGATTTTATATCAAACGAAAGGCGACAATAATGACGCTCCGGATATGGAATATGTGCAGCCTGAAAATATAACCGGTAAATATGCGGGTTTTACCATTCCATATGCAGGCTATGCTGCTGAGTATGCAGCATCCAAGGAAGGAGCCGCACTCCTGCTGTTTATCCCGGGACTGCTCCTGCTGCTATCTGCAGGGAGGACTATCTTTCTGGCTCTTAAAGAATACGAAACTAAAAACGCTTAA
- a CDS encoding TasA family protein — translation MGFAKKVSKGLLTAALGFSLMGGGTYAYFSDTEVTNNTFAAGTLDLAVNPETIVNIGDLKPGDEVSREFTITNSGTLDISKILLHTNYQVEDAKLNGAANADDFGKHIKVTILYNQANATVQVAETTLHELQSQTPDLTAIDNFVGGGTVPDGLKPGETDKIIALFEFVDNGEDQNEFQGDALQVEWKFNAEQAEGTVK, via the coding sequence ATGGGATTTGCAAAAAAGGTAAGTAAAGGACTTTTGACAGCTGCTTTAGGTTTTTCATTAATGGGTGGGGGTACATACGCTTACTTCAGCGATACGGAGGTTACGAATAACACATTTGCAGCAGGTACCCTGGATTTGGCGGTAAACCCTGAAACAATCGTCAATATTGGCGATTTAAAGCCAGGTGATGAAGTTTCACGTGAATTTACCATCACAAATAGCGGCACTCTTGATATCTCCAAGATCTTGCTGCATACAAATTATCAGGTGGAAGATGCAAAATTAAATGGGGCTGCAAATGCAGATGATTTCGGCAAGCATATTAAAGTCACGATCCTATATAATCAGGCTAACGCAACCGTCCAGGTTGCAGAGACGACTTTGCATGAACTGCAATCACAAACTCCGGATTTAACAGCCATTGATAACTTTGTAGGAGGGGGAACAGTACCGGATGGCCTGAAACCTGGGGAAACCGATAAAATAATAGCGCTGTTCGAATTTGTGGATAACGGAGAGGACCAAAACGAATTCCAGGGAGATGCGCTGCAGGTAGAATGGAAATTCAATGCAGAACAGGCTGAAGGAACAGTAAAATAA
- a CDS encoding ABC transporter ATP-binding protein yields the protein MFVLEAKKIHKSYGNKFNRQEVLKGIDLKIETGEFVSIMGASGSGKTTLLNVLSSIDSVSGGEIKIEEKEMTRLKEKQLAQFRKKHLGFIFQEYNLLDTLTVKENILLPLSISKTPKKEADEKFAAVAGELGIFELKDKYPNEISGGQKQRTSAARAFIHEPSIIFADEPTGALDSKSASDLLNKLSDLNEKRKATIIMVTHDPVAASFCSRVIFIKDGQIYTQLNKGDQSRQAFFKDIMKTQGVLGGVQHEH from the coding sequence ATGTTTGTACTTGAAGCCAAAAAAATTCATAAAAGCTACGGCAATAAATTTAATAGGCAGGAAGTATTAAAAGGAATTGATTTAAAAATTGAAACGGGTGAATTTGTAAGCATTATGGGCGCTTCAGGTTCCGGGAAGACCACTCTTCTCAATGTACTCTCATCTATTGACAGTGTAAGCGGCGGAGAAATTAAAATTGAAGAAAAGGAAATGACAAGGCTGAAGGAAAAGCAGCTAGCCCAGTTCCGCAAGAAGCATCTTGGGTTTATTTTTCAGGAATATAATCTCCTGGATACATTGACAGTGAAGGAAAATATTCTTCTCCCACTTTCCATCAGCAAAACACCAAAAAAAGAGGCAGATGAAAAGTTTGCAGCGGTTGCGGGTGAGCTGGGTATATTCGAGTTAAAGGATAAATACCCTAATGAGATTTCCGGCGGGCAAAAGCAGCGGACTTCTGCAGCTCGTGCTTTCATTCATGAACCAAGCATCATTTTCGCGGATGAGCCGACGGGTGCGCTGGATTCGAAATCAGCATCAGACTTATTAAATAAGTTAAGTGATTTAAATGAGAAAAGGAAAGCAACGATCATCATGGTCACCCATGATCCTGTGGCGGCCAGCTTCTGCAGCCGGGTTATTTTCATCAAGGATGGTCAAATTTATACTCAGCTGAATAAGGGTGATCAATCAAGACAGGCTTTTTTCAAGGATATTATGAAAACACAAGGCGTTTTGGGCGGTGTGCAGCATGAGCATTAA
- a CDS encoding M4 family metallopeptidase produces the protein MKKNQLKKKVLPAVLAASFAISGLSLPAKNVLANEEIVKYHQELKTPSYIIGNWQAPEGLSKEEAVYAFLQSKANVFKNAGYEAKDQFKIIDQFNDKETNSHHFRTVEQYNGIPVYGSQQTIALDDKNNVTAFFGKVTPNLARSIIPTDAKLGEDEALEKVKESIKDKIGEVKSFDGIEGELVIYPHNGQKHLAYYVKASTSAPVPGYWHYFVDAATGNFIHSYNAIAELTPSLPEQPDAQQTASSQPAPKALPTVSEPVQARGMDIFGTLQSFQAVKDPETGTHYLFDGTRSEGVHTFKANRMPENAFIILSGLLGMTGFEVESRNNFFYDPSAVSAHVNAGKVYDYYKKVHGRDSLDGDGMKLVSTVHIGSKWNNAAWNGKQMLYGDGDGTRMISLSGGLDVIGHEMTHGVITNTADLIYENESGAINESIADILGAFAENKTGEDLWLLGEDIWTPNTPGDGLRSMSDPASVYIGGYTESGYYPDHYSQRYIGDLDKGGVHINSSINNKAAHLITDGGTHYGVSVTGIGKTKAEKIFYRALTHYLTASSDFSQMRQAAIQAARDLHPDRNGQPSAEVNAVMAAYDAVGVQ, from the coding sequence TTGAAAAAAAATCAGCTGAAAAAGAAAGTCCTCCCTGCAGTTCTGGCAGCTTCGTTTGCCATCTCAGGACTATCACTGCCCGCCAAAAATGTGCTGGCAAATGAAGAAATCGTTAAGTATCATCAGGAATTAAAGACGCCTTCCTACATAATTGGGAACTGGCAAGCTCCGGAAGGACTGAGCAAGGAAGAAGCCGTATATGCATTCCTTCAATCAAAGGCAAACGTATTCAAAAATGCGGGCTACGAGGCCAAGGATCAATTTAAAATCATTGATCAATTTAATGACAAGGAAACAAACTCACACCATTTCAGAACTGTAGAGCAATACAATGGAATTCCTGTATATGGATCACAGCAGACTATTGCTTTGGATGACAAAAACAATGTGACAGCATTCTTCGGCAAGGTTACTCCAAATTTAGCGCGTTCTATTATTCCTACAGATGCGAAACTGGGCGAAGATGAAGCATTGGAAAAGGTAAAGGAAAGCATTAAAGATAAAATCGGAGAAGTGAAGAGTTTTGATGGTATAGAAGGAGAACTTGTTATTTATCCGCATAATGGGCAAAAGCATCTGGCTTATTATGTAAAAGCTTCCACCTCAGCGCCGGTACCGGGGTATTGGCATTATTTTGTAGATGCTGCAACTGGAAACTTCATTCATAGCTATAATGCCATCGCGGAACTGACACCATCTTTGCCTGAACAACCAGATGCACAGCAGACTGCTTCTTCCCAGCCTGCACCGAAAGCACTGCCGACTGTTTCAGAACCTGTTCAAGCAAGAGGAATGGATATTTTCGGGACACTTCAATCATTCCAGGCGGTTAAAGACCCGGAAACAGGAACTCACTATTTATTCGATGGGACAAGATCTGAAGGTGTCCATACATTTAAAGCGAACCGCATGCCTGAAAACGCGTTTATAATCCTTTCAGGTCTGCTTGGAATGACGGGGTTCGAGGTGGAAAGCAGAAACAACTTCTTCTATGATCCTTCTGCGGTGTCTGCCCATGTGAACGCAGGAAAAGTTTATGATTATTATAAAAAGGTTCATGGCCGGGATTCCCTTGATGGTGATGGGATGAAATTAGTTTCAACTGTCCATATCGGTTCGAAGTGGAACAATGCTGCATGGAATGGGAAGCAGATGCTATACGGTGATGGTGACGGGACTCGCATGATTTCCCTCTCTGGCGGTCTTGATGTGATCGGGCATGAAATGACACATGGAGTGATCACCAATACAGCTGATTTAATTTATGAAAATGAATCCGGTGCAATCAATGAATCCATTGCAGATATTTTAGGGGCTTTCGCTGAAAATAAAACAGGCGAAGATCTTTGGTTATTAGGTGAAGATATTTGGACGCCAAATACACCAGGTGACGGTCTTCGTTCGATGAGTGACCCGGCTTCTGTCTATATTGGCGGCTATACAGAATCAGGCTACTACCCTGATCACTACAGCCAACGTTATATAGGAGATCTTGATAAAGGCGGTGTCCATATCAACAGCAGCATCAACAACAAAGCTGCCCACCTGATCACAGATGGAGGCACTCATTACGGTGTTTCGGTTACCGGCATTGGAAAAACAAAAGCCGAGAAGATCTTCTACAGAGCACTTACCCATTACCTGACAGCAAGCTCCGACTTCAGCCAAATGCGCCAGGCAGCCATCCAGGCAGCAAGAGACCTGCATCCAGATCGAAACGGACAGCCTTCAGCTGAGGTAAACGCAGTCATGGCAGCATATGATGCTGTTGGTGTTCAGTAA
- a CDS encoding response regulator transcription factor: MFKVLLIEDDASLFSEIKDRLSQWSYEVYGIQDFSGVMKEFAGIQPDLVIIDIQLPKFDGFHWCRMIRSHSNVPIIFLSSRDHPTDMVMSMQLGADDFVQKPFHFEVLIAKIQAILRRVYNYSSVQNNLKTWCGAAVDFEKNTVTNEIGCIDLTKNEIYILRLLIERKNQIVSRDDIINSLWDDKRFISDNTLTVNINRLRKKLDEIGLGVRIETKVGQGYMAIEEDASHV; this comes from the coding sequence TTGTTTAAAGTGCTTTTAATTGAGGACGATGCCTCCCTTTTTTCTGAAATCAAAGATCGACTCTCCCAGTGGTCTTATGAAGTTTATGGAATTCAGGACTTCAGTGGAGTCATGAAAGAGTTTGCTGGCATTCAGCCTGATTTGGTCATTATCGATATCCAGCTTCCGAAGTTCGACGGGTTTCATTGGTGCCGGATGATTCGTTCACATTCCAATGTGCCGATTATTTTCCTGTCATCCCGGGATCATCCAACAGATATGGTCATGTCCATGCAGCTTGGCGCTGACGATTTTGTCCAAAAGCCCTTCCACTTCGAAGTCCTGATTGCCAAAATACAGGCAATCCTCAGACGTGTCTATAACTATAGTTCAGTTCAGAATAACCTCAAGACCTGGTGCGGTGCGGCGGTTGATTTCGAAAAGAATACCGTTACAAATGAGATTGGGTGCATAGATTTAACGAAAAATGAAATTTACATATTAAGGCTTCTGATAGAAAGAAAAAATCAAATTGTCAGCAGGGATGATATCATTAATAGCCTATGGGATGACAAACGATTCATTAGTGACAATACTCTTACGGTCAATATTAATAGACTAAGGAAGAAGCTTGATGAAATCGGGCTTGGTGTCAGGATCGAAACAAAAGTCGGCCAGGGATATATGGCAATTGAAGAGGATGCCTCACATGTTTAG
- a CDS encoding ABC transporter permease has translation MSINAIILRNLKKNLKNYYLYVFALIFSVALYFAFVTLQYDPSMSEAKGSIKGAAAIKTASILLVAIVSIFLLYANTIFIKRRSKEIGLFQLIGMTKNEIFRLLSLENLILYFGSLIIGIFIGFSVSKLILMILFKLTGVEGIASLHFSSEALLQTVIVFTVIYVFIMLMNFVFIKRQTILSLFRVVSVAEGKVKKLSILEMILGVLGLALIIAGYYISSLLFGGDFTSMNELFLAMVVILASVIIGTYLFYKGSVSFIASLIRKRKDGYLNVNEVLSLSSIMFRMKSSALLLTIITTVSALAIGLLSLSYISYYSAEKSAQDSLPSHFSFTDKEDAGKFTGSLHKEGLEYKEQSIEVLQVDADMEDILDVNLEEMNFDSPTMLLPVVSEKSIAGMELSPKETVLTGYNDALQKFMTLKESGKLEFKGKTNTIKQNYLGLNKDFVIPFYFTAGGLPVAIVDEQVYEELKADLNPEIQLEDSLFIGVDMKNDSDIEKANTLFKEMEFSGRADSQQEMSTRQKMNMGLIMFIVGFLGLTFLVTSGCILYFKQMDQSEDEKPNYTILRKLGFTQGDLLRGIQSKMAFNFGIPLIVGLLHSYFAVKSGWFFFGSELWMPMILVMVLYTVLYSIFGILSVIYSKKVIKDAL, from the coding sequence ATGAGCATTAATGCTATCATCCTCCGCAATCTGAAAAAGAATCTGAAAAATTATTATCTCTATGTGTTCGCTCTCATTTTCAGTGTTGCGCTCTATTTCGCCTTTGTCACCCTCCAATATGATCCATCGATGTCTGAAGCAAAAGGCTCGATTAAGGGTGCAGCAGCAATCAAAACCGCTTCTATCCTGCTCGTGGCGATCGTTTCCATCTTTCTTCTGTACGCCAACACTATTTTTATCAAAAGGCGAAGCAAAGAAATCGGGCTTTTTCAGCTGATTGGAATGACAAAAAATGAAATTTTCAGGCTGCTTAGCCTGGAAAATCTTATACTGTACTTTGGGTCCTTAATCATTGGAATCTTTATCGGCTTTTCAGTTTCGAAATTAATACTGATGATCCTTTTTAAATTGACAGGTGTTGAAGGCATTGCTTCATTGCATTTTTCAAGTGAGGCGCTTTTGCAGACAGTCATCGTCTTTACGGTTATTTATGTTTTCATCATGCTGATGAACTTTGTTTTTATCAAAAGGCAAACCATTCTATCTTTATTCAGAGTGGTTTCGGTTGCAGAAGGAAAAGTCAAAAAGCTGTCCATATTGGAAATGATATTAGGCGTGCTTGGTTTAGCCCTGATCATTGCCGGCTATTATATCTCTTCCCTTTTATTTGGCGGGGATTTCACATCCATGAACGAGCTGTTCCTCGCGATGGTGGTCATCCTTGCCTCCGTTATCATTGGAACCTATCTTTTCTACAAAGGATCGGTCAGCTTTATCGCCAGCCTGATCCGCAAAAGGAAAGATGGATACCTGAATGTAAACGAAGTGCTTTCATTATCCTCCATCATGTTCCGCATGAAGTCGAGTGCACTGCTTTTAACAATTATTACAACTGTGTCCGCCCTTGCGATCGGGCTGCTGTCATTAAGCTATATTTCTTACTACTCAGCGGAAAAATCGGCCCAGGATAGCCTGCCCTCCCACTTTTCGTTCACTGACAAGGAAGATGCAGGGAAGTTTACTGGGAGCCTTCATAAAGAGGGCTTAGAGTATAAGGAACAAAGCATTGAGGTATTGCAGGTGGATGCTGATATGGAGGACATCCTGGATGTCAATCTGGAAGAAATGAATTTTGATTCGCCAACCATGCTTTTGCCGGTTGTAAGCGAAAAGTCCATAGCTGGCATGGAACTTTCCCCTAAAGAAACCGTGCTGACTGGATATAATGATGCACTGCAGAAGTTCATGACGCTGAAGGAATCAGGAAAGCTTGAGTTTAAGGGAAAAACAAATACCATTAAACAAAATTATTTAGGGCTAAATAAAGACTTTGTCATCCCGTTTTATTTTACAGCAGGCGGGCTGCCGGTGGCCATTGTGGATGAGCAGGTGTATGAAGAGCTGAAAGCTGACCTTAATCCTGAGATCCAGCTGGAGGATTCGCTTTTCATCGGAGTGGATATGAAGAATGACAGCGATATTGAAAAAGCCAATACACTCTTCAAAGAGATGGAGTTCAGCGGCAGAGCCGATTCCCAGCAAGAGATGAGCACAAGGCAAAAAATGAACATGGGACTGATCATGTTTATTGTCGGTTTTCTCGGCTTAACCTTCCTGGTCACTTCGGGCTGCATTCTATATTTTAAACAAATGGATCAGAGTGAGGATGAAAAACCAAACTATACAATCCTGCGGAAACTTGGCTTTACACAGGGAGACCTGCTGCGAGGAATTCAATCCAAAATGGCTTTCAACTTTGGAATTCCGCTTATCGTCGGCCTCCTGCACAGCTACTTTGCCGTAAAATCCGGCTGGTTCTTCTTCGGAAGCGAGCTTTGGATGCCGATGATCCTGGTTATGGTGCTTTACACGGTGCTTTATTCGATTTTCGGAATATTGTCTGTGATCTATTCGAAAAAAGTGATAAAAGATGCACTATAA
- a CDS encoding DUF4047 domain-containing protein has translation MKKGLNKLLLPCLCCLSFYTGTQLVGKTEAAFTSQAEAKPIIISTAFVFPSYIHGLEEKARISSEQIVKEQAGLETSVKNGLLNGTADPPSEFLRKKEQIIASLEELHRIRAELEKLDRQAEKKEGYEFVSEGFLKVDKLLMRINDSLYLQELEQLFNQKLQELKIEQQGEGLKTNKLDEEGKIEIPKQKIDQEETNEEQANLMEEHSVISDQTQKNEEEEIANEESPENTE, from the coding sequence ATGAAGAAGGGATTGAATAAACTCTTGTTGCCATGTCTTTGCTGCCTGAGTTTTTATACGGGCACTCAGCTTGTCGGGAAAACAGAAGCTGCCTTTACAAGCCAGGCAGAGGCAAAGCCAATTATAATCTCCACTGCTTTTGTCTTCCCGTCATATATTCACGGGCTTGAAGAGAAAGCGAGGATAAGCAGTGAACAAATAGTAAAAGAGCAGGCGGGTTTAGAAACATCTGTTAAGAACGGGCTCTTAAATGGGACCGCAGATCCGCCCTCTGAATTTTTGAGAAAAAAAGAACAGATAATAGCCAGCTTGGAGGAACTTCATAGAATAAGAGCTGAACTGGAAAAACTGGACCGGCAAGCAGAAAAAAAAGAAGGATATGAGTTTGTAAGTGAAGGTTTTCTAAAAGTAGACAAGCTCCTTATGAGAATAAATGATTCTCTTTATCTTCAGGAGCTGGAACAGCTTTTTAATCAAAAATTGCAGGAGCTGAAGATAGAGCAGCAAGGCGAAGGCCTTAAAACAAACAAGTTGGATGAAGAAGGAAAAATAGAAATACCGAAGCAAAAGATTGACCAAGAAGAGACAAATGAAGAACAAGCGAACCTTATGGAGGAACATTCTGTGATCAGCGATCAAACACAGAAGAATGAAGAGGAGGAAATAGCCAATGAAGAAAGTCCTGAAAATACTGAGTAA
- a CDS encoding helix-turn-helix domain-containing protein, protein MLEGEIIKFYREKSGLTQAMLGEGICTPTHVSKIERGKTAYSPEIISLFSAVLNIDIQKEIEYFRDLDKRLQEWHKAIIMYRTAKADELKNELESSPFIQASKYAAHYLLLKARYHLLHQDLEEASRIIKQISNEFPNLPLFERNLFYHVQGMYYINQAIKPDSPDQQTALQVLKNIDINEYGNEEYFYHLAIAYHYIDSKIMAYMFAEKSLQHFKNTNNYTMAIKAESIILLQISSDILTDMDKLAERYHHLIWDCERIGFHDYKGLLYNNLGFEYFNREQYAKAKDCYTQALRLADMNTIIYLQRLYSYLNCCIEGKLSGKTALLKKACEGIQVSKELKSTLYLSLFKLSRYQLENQPEKYFKYLEEKAFPEFVKIKHMILMRRYGKKLYEYYIETGKHEKAIHLNRQLEGKELIKV, encoded by the coding sequence ATGCTGGAAGGGGAAATTATTAAATTCTACCGGGAAAAGTCTGGTCTTACACAAGCTATGTTAGGTGAAGGGATATGTACTCCTACCCATGTAAGCAAGATTGAAAGAGGGAAAACAGCCTATTCACCGGAAATCATTTCGCTTTTCTCTGCCGTATTAAATATTGACATTCAAAAGGAGATTGAATACTTCCGGGATCTGGACAAGCGCCTGCAGGAATGGCATAAAGCTATCATCATGTATAGAACAGCCAAGGCTGATGAACTCAAAAATGAACTGGAAAGCTCGCCTTTTATTCAAGCTTCTAAATATGCAGCCCACTATCTGCTATTAAAGGCAAGATATCATTTGCTGCACCAGGATTTAGAGGAAGCATCCCGGATTATTAAGCAAATAAGCAATGAGTTTCCTAACCTCCCCCTTTTTGAGAGAAATTTATTTTACCATGTTCAAGGGATGTATTATATTAATCAAGCAATAAAACCTGATAGCCCGGATCAGCAAACAGCACTTCAAGTCTTAAAAAATATCGATATAAATGAATATGGCAATGAAGAATACTTTTATCACCTGGCAATTGCCTATCATTATATTGATTCAAAAATCATGGCTTACATGTTTGCGGAAAAATCATTACAGCATTTCAAAAACACGAACAACTACACGATGGCGATAAAAGCTGAATCCATTATCCTCCTGCAGATCAGCAGTGATATCTTAACCGACATGGATAAACTGGCAGAACGTTATCATCATTTAATCTGGGACTGTGAACGAATTGGATTTCATGACTATAAAGGGCTCCTCTACAATAATTTAGGATTTGAGTATTTTAATAGGGAACAATATGCTAAGGCAAAGGATTGCTATACACAGGCCTTGCGTTTAGCTGACATGAATACAATCATTTATCTTCAGCGGTTATATTCTTACCTTAATTGCTGTATTGAAGGCAAATTATCCGGCAAAACAGCTCTACTTAAAAAAGCATGCGAAGGGATCCAGGTTTCAAAGGAATTAAAAAGCACTTTATACTTATCATTATTTAAACTTTCCAGGTATCAGCTTGAAAATCAGCCTGAGAAGTATTTTAAGTATTTGGAAGAAAAAGCTTTTCCTGAATTTGTTAAAATTAAGCATATGATTCTCATGCGCAGGTATGGAAAAAAACTTTATGAATATTACATTGAGACAGGAAAACATGAAAAAGCCATTCATCTGAACAGGCAGCTAGAAGGCAAAGAATTAATTAAAGTGTAA
- a CDS encoding sensor histidine kinase, translating into MFRKYIRERLSWILLFGFLQVLAAFVVYMDSAISLKPFLYYTFLSAIIFTGFIFLRYQKETRFYREVAEREDNLDLSSIPESESPFEKIVESGLVSQTERFKKEFTQNWTLLEQEKDELLSWIHEVKTPLTAMHLMIDRIGDQNLKSALTYEWLRIHLLLDQQLHQKRIPSMENDLYIDMINLEDILFSEIKSLQSWCMQKGIGFEIELEETEALSDAKWFSFIIRQLLTNAVKYSEESDIIISSSQHDGNISLRIQDFGRGIDQRDLPRIFEKGFTSTANHHENAATGMGLYLAKKAADQLKIKIHVESCLGKGTIMTLVFPTRNDFVSITGM; encoded by the coding sequence ATGTTTAGGAAATATATCAGGGAACGGTTAAGCTGGATCCTGCTGTTCGGTTTCCTTCAGGTGCTTGCTGCCTTTGTAGTATATATGGATTCGGCCATATCCCTTAAGCCCTTCCTTTATTACACCTTTTTATCTGCAATCATTTTCACTGGGTTCATCTTTCTCCGATATCAAAAAGAAACACGATTTTACAGAGAAGTAGCCGAGCGGGAAGATAATTTAGATTTATCGAGCATACCGGAGTCTGAAAGCCCATTTGAAAAAATAGTGGAGTCTGGGCTGGTTAGCCAAACCGAACGGTTTAAAAAGGAGTTCACCCAGAACTGGACACTTCTCGAGCAGGAAAAAGATGAACTGCTGTCCTGGATTCATGAAGTAAAAACACCCCTGACTGCCATGCATCTCATGATTGACCGGATTGGGGATCAGAACCTTAAATCCGCCCTTACTTATGAATGGCTTCGCATCCACCTTCTTCTTGATCAGCAGCTGCATCAAAAAAGGATTCCTTCTATGGAAAATGACTTGTATATTGACATGATTAATCTTGAAGACATCCTATTCAGTGAAATCAAATCTCTGCAGTCCTGGTGCATGCAAAAAGGCATTGGCTTTGAAATTGAATTGGAAGAAACAGAAGCTCTGAGCGACGCGAAATGGTTCAGTTTTATCATTCGCCAGCTTTTAACCAATGCTGTGAAGTATAGTGAGGAATCAGATATTATTATTTCGAGTTCCCAGCATGACGGTAACATATCCTTGAGGATTCAGGATTTTGGCAGAGGCATTGATCAGAGGGATTTGCCGCGAATCTTTGAGAAGGGGTTCACATCTACTGCCAATCACCATGAAAACGCAGCAACAGGCATGGGGTTATATTTAGCCAAAAAAGCAGCAGACCAGCTAAAAATAAAAATCCATGTGGAGTCTTGTTTAGGCAAAGGCACAATCATGACACTTGTCTTCCCAACAAGAAATGATTTCGTCAGCATAACAGGCATGTGA
- a CDS encoding sulfite exporter TauE/SafE family protein, which produces MEIFLFILIILIASILQTSTGFGFSILATPFLLLLFEPREAIQINLILSLIISAALFSKIRKDTDFGVLKRFAIGSAAGLPIGIAIFLFLDISRLKLAVSLIILLLTILLMANFRVKETSRRDYSAGGLSGIMTTSIGMPGPPLLLYFSGTDTQKERLRGTTLAFYLFIYSASLLFQIIFAGTNKTIWLSSLNALPLVLLGLYLGQILFVKINQRFFKVFTYIILIFTGIYLLVESVS; this is translated from the coding sequence ATGGAAATCTTTCTTTTCATCCTAATTATTTTAATTGCATCCATTTTACAGACAAGCACGGGTTTTGGCTTCTCAATCCTGGCAACACCATTTTTGCTGCTTCTTTTTGAACCTAGAGAAGCCATTCAAATTAATTTGATTTTATCTTTAATTATTTCTGCTGCATTATTTTCAAAAATCAGGAAGGATACAGACTTTGGAGTTTTGAAAAGGTTTGCCATTGGAAGTGCAGCCGGGCTGCCTATCGGTATTGCCATTTTTTTATTTTTGGACATCTCCAGGCTGAAGTTAGCTGTCAGCTTAATTATTTTGCTTTTAACGATCCTTTTGATGGCGAATTTCCGTGTGAAAGAAACAAGCCGGAGGGATTATTCAGCGGGCGGATTGTCAGGAATAATGACAACAAGCATTGGCATGCCCGGCCCGCCGCTCCTGTTGTATTTTTCAGGAACTGATACTCAAAAAGAGCGGCTTAGGGGAACCACCTTGGCTTTCTACTTGTTTATCTACTCGGCCAGTCTGTTATTTCAGATTATCTTTGCTGGGACCAATAAGACGATTTGGCTTTCAAGCTTGAATGCTTTGCCGCTGGTGCTGCTGGGTCTATACCTGGGACAAATTTTATTTGTTAAAATCAATCAGCGTTTTTTCAAGGTCTTTACATACATTATATTGATTTTTACAGGGATTTACCTGCTGGTTGAGAGTGTGAGTTAG